One genomic window of Punica granatum isolate Tunisia-2019 chromosome 1, ASM765513v2, whole genome shotgun sequence includes the following:
- the LOC116208778 gene encoding U-box domain-containing protein 1, protein MEVKRRTAKSLVTKLSSVSEQTRTEALCELRLISKQDADSRPLFADAGAIPYLAETLYSSSHEAQENAAATLLNLSISSREALMSTRGLFDALAHVLHNHSSTSTSPAAVQSAAATLHSLLIVDSYRPIIGAKRDIIYALIDIIRSPTSPPRSIKDALKALFGVSLYPLNRPTIIHLGAAGPLFGLILKDGRVGIVEDATAVVAQIAGCDESVEAFRNVSGISVLVDLLDFSTGSSMRIKENAVAALLNLARSGGERVVDDIRVMGLGVVDGITDVAEHGTTKGKSKAAALLGLIDSNALGSGGGSGGSSGNLFRDSPRRFEYLLRQSS, encoded by the coding sequence ATGGAGGTGAAGCGTAGGACGGCGAAGTCCCTGGTGACGAAGCTGAGCTCTGTCTCCGAACAGACACGGACAGAGGCCCTCTGCGAGCTGCGTCTCATCTCCAAGCAAGACGCCGACAGCCGCCCCCTCTTCGCCGACGCCGGAGCCATCCCTTACCTCGCCGAGACCCTCTACTCCTCTTCCCACGAGGCCCAGGAGAACGCCGCCGCTACCCTTCTCAACCTCTCCATCTCCTCCAGGGAGGCTCTCATGTCCACCCGCGGCCTCTTCGACGCCCTCGCCCACGTCCTCCACAACCActcctccacctccacctcccCAGCCGCCGTACAGTCCGCCGCCGCCACCCTCCATAGCCTCCTCATTGTCGACTCCTACCGCCCCATTATAGGTGCCAAGCGTGACATCATCTACGCGCTTATCGACATAATCCGCAGCCCCACCTCACCTCCTCGGTCCATCAAGGACGCGCTAAAGGCCCTCTTTGGGGTCTCCCTATATCCCCTCAACCGCCCCACCATTATCCACCTCGGCGCCGCCGGGCCTCTCTTTGGCCTCATCCTCAAGGACGGGAGGGTCGGGATCGTGGAGGACGCCACCGCAGTGGTCGCTCAGATTGCCGGGTGCGATGAGAGCGTGGAGGCCTTCCGGAATGTCTCCGGTATCAGCGTCCTGGTGGATCTGCTCGACTTCTCGACGGGATCGAGCATGAGGATAAAGGAGAATGCGGTCGCTGCTCTTCTCAACCTTGCGAGGTCTGGGGGGGAGAGGGTGGTGGATGACATCCGAGTAATGGGGCTCGGAGTGGTTGATGGGATCACTGATGTGGCTGAACATGGGACCACGAAAGGGAAGAGCAAGGCGGCTGCCCTGCTGGGCCTGATTGATTCTAATGCCCTTGGCAGTGGCGGCGGAAGCGGAGGGAGCAGCGGGAATCTGTTCCGAGATTCGCCGAGGAGGTTCGAGTACTTGCTCCGCCAATCTTCTTGA
- the LOC116192485 gene encoding aspartyl protease AED3-like, with amino-acid sequence MTTTTRATPQSSFLPAACNCVLLIIFFLLLSSPSQGAKNPTPAATLCDPENDHADDGSTLRVFHTFSPCSPFRPKGHLSWEDSILEMQQKDVARLGFLSSLVAGKSVVPIASGRQQAVQSPTYVVRAKVGTPPKTLLMTMDTSNDVAWVPCSGCVGCSSTVLASTKSTTFKSLGCSSPQCKLVPGHTCNSGACNFNTTYGSSTVAFNLSQDTLKLAADPIPGYTFACIQKTTGSSVPPQGLLGLGRGPLSLLAQTENIYKSTFSYCLPSFRSLNFSGSLRLGPVGQPPKIKSTPLLKNPSRSSLYYVNMIGIRVGRKVVDIPPSALAFNPTTGAGTIFDSGTVFTRLVRPAYEAVRNEFRKRVRKAPITTLGGFDTCYSGPITPPTVTFMFKGLNMTLPPDNLLIHSTAGSTTCLAMAASPDKLNSVLNVIANMQQQNHRVLFDVPNSRLGLARQLCS; translated from the exons ATGACGACGACGACAAGGGCAACCCCACAATCCTCTTTCCTCCCTGCAGCCTGCAACTGCGTCCTTCttatcatcttcttcctccttctcAGCTCTCCTTCCCAAGGAGCCAAAAACCCTACCCCAGCTGCAACCCTATGTGACCCCGAAAATGATCATGCCGATGATGGCTCAACCCTCAGGGTGTTCCACACCTTCAGCCCCTGCTCACCCTTCAGGCCCAAGGGCCACCTCTCGTGGGAGGACTCCATCCTCGAAATGCAGCAGAAGGACGTGGCCCGACTCGGGTTCCTGTCCAGCCTCGTGGCCGGGAAGTCGGTTGTCCCCATTGCCTCAGGGCGGCAGCAGGCCGTGCAGAGCCCGACCTACGTCGTGAGGGCCAAGGTGGGGACTCCGCCAAAGACGCTGCTCATGACCATGGACACCAGCAACGATGTCGCCTGGGTGCCTTGCTCCGGCTGCGTCGGCTGCTCCTCCACCGTGCTCGCCTCCACCAAGTCCACCACCTTCAAGTCCCTCGGCTGCTCATCCCCTCAGTGCAAACTG GTACCTGGCCACACCTGCAACAGCGGCGCGTGCAACTTCAACACAACCTATGGCAGCTCCACGGTGGCGTTCAACCTCTCACAGGACACGCTGAAGCTCGCCGCTGACCCGATCCCCGGCTACACATTTGCCTGCATCCAGAAGACCACCGGCAGCTCGGTCCCGCCGCAGGGCCTACTGGgcctgggccgaggcccgctCTCGCTCCTGGCCCAGACGGAGAACATCTACAAGTCGACCTTCTCCTACTGCCTGCCCAGCTTCAGGTCCCTCAACTTCTCTGGGTCCTTGAGGCTCGGTCCGGTCGGGCAGCCGCCGAAGATCAAGTCCACCCCGCTGCTGAAGAACCCGAGTCGGTCTTCCCTCTACTACGTCAACATGATCGGGATCCGAGTTGGCCGGAAAGTCGTCGACATTCCCCCGAGCGCCTTGGCGTTCAACCCGACCACTGGAGCCGGAACCATATTCGACTCCG GCACGGTTTTCACCCGGCTAGTGCGACCGGCATACGAAGCTGTGAGGAACGAGTTCCGTAAGCGGGTAAGGAAGGCGCCCATCACAACTCTCGGGGGATTCGACACCTGCTACTCCGGCCCGATCACCCCGCCGACAGTGACGTTCATGTTCAAGGGGTTGAACATGACGCTGCCCCCGGACAACCTGCTCATCCACAGCACGGCTGGGAGCACAACCTGCCTGGCCATGGCAGCATCCCCGGACAAGCTGAACTCAGTGCTGAACGTGATCGCCAACATGCAGCAGCAGAACCACCGAGTGCTCTTCGACGTGCCCAACTCTCGCCTTGGGTTGGCCCGGCAGCTCTGCTCCTGA
- the LOC116193028 gene encoding hydroxyproline O-arabinosyltransferase 3, translating to MIGRKTMARASPLLLVLLACGFCFATYNLLTMIMHNRVVGRGAGDESDGLLVSDPIIEMPDNVKKPRNAKLPFHIALTATDAPYSKWQCRIMYYWYKQQKDLPGSEMGGFTRILHSGSPDNLMDEIPTMVVDPLPAGLDRGYIVLNRPWAFVQWLEKATIEEEYILMAEPDHIFVRPVPNLAHTGYPAAFPFFYIKPDQNEKIVRKFYPEEMGPVTNIDPIGNSPVIIKKDLLKKIAPTWMNVSLKMKEDPETDKAFGWVLEMYAYAVASALHGVQHVLRKDFMLQPPWDLETKDKFIIHYTYGCDYNMKGELTYGKIGEWRFDKRSYLRGPPPRNLSLPPPGVPESVVTLVKMVNEATANIPNWNTE from the exons ATGATTGGTAGGAAAACCATGGCAAGGGCATCCCCATTACTACTGGTTCTCTTAGCTTGTGGGTTTTGCTTCGCGACTTATAACTTGCTAACCATGATAATGCACAACCGAGTGGTTGGGAGAGGGGCTGGTGATGAATCAGATGGTCTATTAGTATCGGACCCCATTATTGAGATGCCGGACAATGTAAAGAAACCGAGAAATGCTAAATTGCCTTTTCATATTGCCCTAACAGCAACTGACGCCCCTTACAGCAAGTGGCAGTGCCGCATTATGTATTACTGGTATAAGCAGCAGAAGGATTTGCCTGGGTCTGAAATGGGAGGATTCACTCGAATTTTGCATTCAGGGAGTCCTGATAACTTGATGGATGAGATTCCTACAATGGTGGTTGATCCTCTTCCAGCAGGCCTTGATCGG GGATATATCGTCTTAAATAGACCATGGGCATTTGTGCAGTGGCTGGAGAAGGCTACAATTGAGGAAGA ATATATACTCATGGCAGAGCCTGATCACATATTTGTTAGACCTGTGCCCAACCTGGCTCATACAGGATATCCTGCTGCATTTCCTTTCTTCTACATCAAGCCTGATCAGAATGAGAAGATCGTAAGAAAGTTTTATCCCGAGGAGATGGGTCCTGTGACTAACATCGACCCAATTGGAAACTCCCCAGTAATTATCAAGAAG GATCTTTTGAAAAAGATTGCTCCGACATGGATGAATGTATCCTTGAAGATGAAGGAGGATCCAGAGACCGACAAAGCGTTTGGATGGGTCCTAGAAAT GTATGCGTACGCTGTAGCATCAGCTTTGCATGGAGTGCAGCATGTTCTCCGTAAAGACTTCATGTTACAG CCTCCGTGGGATTTGGAGACGAAGGATAAGTTCATAATTCATTACACTTACGGGTGTGACTATAACATGAAG GGGGAGCTCACATATGGGAAGATTGGCGAGTGGAGATTTGACAAGCGGTCATATCTACGGGGACCTCCACCAAGAAACCTCTCATTGCCCCCGCCTGGAGTTCCGGAAAGTGTG GTGACCCTTGTAAAGATGGTGAATGAAGCGACTGCTAACATTCCGAATTGGAATACCGAATAG
- the LOC116197947 gene encoding NADPH:quinone oxidoreductase-like → MEAATGMAAPTAPIKVAAICGSLLKGSYNRRLIRLAIEMSKETINGMEIELVEVADLPLMNVDLEVDGALALEVEEFRQKILQADAVLFASPEYNYSVTPVLKNALDWASRPPNVWAGKAAAIVSTGGGPGGGARAQYHLRQIGVFLDLHFVNKPEVMLSVHNPPGKFDDDGNLVDPKSKEKLRKLLISLHNFALRLRGPC, encoded by the exons ATGGAGGCCGCGACAGGCATGGCGGCACCCACAGCCCCAATAAAAGTGGCGGCAATCTGCGGGTCTCTCCTCAAGGGCTCCTATAATCGTCGACTCATTCGCTTGG CAATTGAGATGTCGAAGGAGACGATCAATGGGATGGAGATAGAGTTGGTGGAGGTGGCAGATCTCCCGTTGATGAACGTCGACCTTGAAGTCGACGGCGCATTAGCCCTGGAGGTCGAGGAGTTCCGTCAAAAGATCCTCCAAGCCGACGCGGTCCTCTTTGCTTCTCCTGAGTACAACTACTCCGTCACAC CTGTCCTTAAGAACGCACTAGACTGGGCATCGAGGCCACCAAACGTGTGGGCAGGGAAGGCTGCAGCTATTGTGAGCACGGGCGGAGGCCCAGGGGGAGGAGCGAGAGCTCAGTACCATCTCCGCCAGATCGGGGTGTTCCTGGACCTTCACTTTGTCAACAAGCCCGAGGTCATGCTATCTGTGCATAATCCCCCGGGAAAGTTTGACGACGATGGGAACCTGGTCGACCCGAAGAGCAAGGAGAAGCTGAGGAAGCTCCTCATCTCACTGCATAACTTCGCGCTTCGGCTCAGAGGCCCTTGCTAG
- the LOC116187944 gene encoding NADPH:quinone oxidoreductase-like has translation MAGKPIIKVAALCGSLRKGSYNRGLLRSAIEISKESIDGMQIEYVEVSHLPMINTDLEVDGKYPSAVEEFRQKILRADSVFFASPEYNYSVSPVLKNAIDWASRPPNVWAGKAAAVVSAGGDLGGGRAQYHLRQSGVYLDLHFINKPELMVRAFQPPAKFDQEGNLIDPQVKENLKKVLLALHDFSLRLVGRA, from the exons ATGGCAGGAAAGCCCATAATCAAAGTGGCTGCGCTATGCGGGTCCCTCCGCAAAGGCTCCTACAACCGCGGGCTCCTCCGCTCCG CTATTGAGATATCGAAGGAGTCGATCGATGGGATGCAGATTGAGTACGTGGAGGTTTCCCACCTGCCGATGATCAACACCGACCTCGAGGTCGACGGCAAGTACCCATCGGCAGTCGAGGAGTTCCGGCAGAAGATTCTCCGGGCCGACAGCGTCTTCTTTGCCTCCCCTGAGTACAACTACTCCGTCTCCC CGGTTTTGAAGAATGCGATAGACTGGGCTTCAAGGCCGCCGAACGTGTGGGCTGGGAAGGCTGCTGCTGTGGTGAGCGCAGGGGGAGATCTCGGAGGCGGGAGAGCTCAGTACCATCTCCGACAAAGCGGTGTTTACTTAGATCTCCACTTCATCAACAAGCCCGAGCTCATGGTGCGTGCCTTTCAGCCACCTGCAAAGTTCGATCAAGAGGGCAACCTGATCGATCCTCAGGTCAAGGAGAACCTGAAAAAGGTTCTCCTCGCGCTTCACGACTTCTCTCTTCGACTCGTGGGCCGCGCATAA